A stretch of Myxococcus hansupus DNA encodes these proteins:
- the rplM gene encoding 50S ribosomal protein L13 — MSQKTYSAKAGDIKRQWHVIDVSDKVLGRAASQIATLLKGKHKAIYTPSIDTGDHVVVINADKVKVTGTKEQDKMYYRHPRAGFPGALKITNLAKLRQRHPEDIVINAVRRMLPRNALGRQMMTKLKVYAGDTHPHAAQKPAAFEVEA, encoded by the coding sequence ATGTCGCAGAAGACCTACAGCGCGAAGGCTGGGGACATCAAGCGCCAGTGGCACGTCATTGACGTGTCCGACAAGGTGCTGGGCCGCGCGGCGAGCCAGATTGCCACCCTGCTGAAGGGCAAGCACAAGGCCATCTACACGCCGTCCATCGATACCGGCGACCACGTGGTCGTCATCAACGCCGACAAGGTGAAGGTGACGGGTACGAAGGAGCAGGACAAGATGTACTACCGGCACCCGCGAGCGGGTTTCCCGGGCGCCCTGAAGATCACCAACCTGGCCAAGCTCCGCCAGCGTCACCCCGAGGACATCGTCATCAACGCCGTGCGGCGCATGCTTCCGCGCAACGCGCTGGGCCGCCAGATGATGACGAAGCTGAAGGTGTACGCAGGTGACACGCACCCGCACGCGGCCCAGAAGCCGGCCGCGTTCGAGGTCGAGGCGTAA
- a CDS encoding ATP-dependent helicase, whose product MDLSKLNPPQREAVVTLEGPLLVLAGAGSGKTRVITHRIVHLLNERPGLIMARNILAVTFTNKAATEMKERLVHMAGPRAQGVLVCTFHAFGAEMLREDIHRLGWPKKFAIADMGDQLANIRRAMREHKIDDRAFDARKVLGLISKAKNSGKTPEPKPEGMGDDYDLITHMVYPDYQLGLKAQGSVDFDDLLLLPARLLREHPDLYEKYTKRFRFLLVDEFQDTNTAQLDLLKLLAGRSRNVCAVGDDDQCIYSWRGAEVRNILDFDRLFPGGKEVRLEQNYRSVQTVLDAANAVIAKNPERKAKQMWTDRKGGVKVKVVNCPNDEEEARFVAHEIQKHIALGISADDIAVLYRTNGQAHPVEETLREKQIAYEVVGGSEFFDRREVKDVIAYFKVIVNKLDEISLMRIVNVPSRGIGDVTMERLQVHARGEGVTLWTAMRKATEYEDLPPGAGGRVAEFVELVERYRAAYEHGQLATVTTKLLEEIGFREATRAHATSATAADKKLKGVDGVLNSLEKFEKREGPKASLLTYLNRLSLDTRQEEEEVPGANRRVTLMTVHASKGLEYRLVFFIGMEEDLMPHGGMQGEAQNLEEERRLCYVGITRAKEVLYLTRAATRVKRGKEVPRTPSRFLEDLPPEVVELVSLDAPREGPPTTEEKNFFANLKERFKKPGIPGTPPGGAGPSGGAAR is encoded by the coding sequence ATGGACCTCTCGAAGCTCAATCCTCCGCAGCGCGAGGCCGTGGTCACCCTCGAGGGACCGCTCCTCGTGCTAGCAGGCGCTGGCAGCGGCAAGACTCGCGTCATCACCCACCGCATCGTTCACCTGCTGAACGAGCGGCCGGGCCTCATCATGGCCCGCAACATCCTCGCGGTGACCTTCACCAACAAGGCCGCCACGGAGATGAAGGAGCGCCTGGTCCACATGGCCGGGCCCCGTGCGCAGGGCGTGCTGGTCTGCACCTTCCACGCCTTTGGCGCGGAGATGCTCCGCGAGGACATCCACCGCCTGGGGTGGCCCAAGAAGTTCGCCATCGCCGACATGGGCGACCAGCTCGCCAACATCCGGCGCGCCATGCGGGAGCACAAAATCGACGACCGCGCGTTCGACGCGCGCAAGGTCCTGGGGCTCATCTCCAAGGCGAAGAACTCCGGCAAGACGCCGGAGCCCAAGCCGGAGGGGATGGGGGATGACTACGACCTCATCACCCACATGGTGTACCCGGACTACCAGCTCGGGCTGAAGGCCCAGGGCTCGGTGGACTTCGATGACTTGCTGCTGCTGCCCGCGCGCCTCCTGCGCGAGCACCCGGACCTCTACGAGAAGTACACCAAGCGCTTCCGCTTCCTGCTGGTGGACGAGTTCCAGGACACCAACACCGCGCAGTTGGACCTGCTGAAGCTGCTCGCGGGCCGCTCTCGCAACGTGTGCGCGGTGGGCGACGACGACCAGTGCATCTATTCGTGGCGCGGCGCGGAGGTGCGCAACATCCTCGACTTCGACCGCCTCTTCCCGGGCGGGAAGGAAGTGCGGCTGGAGCAGAACTACCGCTCCGTCCAGACGGTGCTGGACGCGGCCAACGCCGTCATCGCGAAGAACCCCGAGCGCAAGGCCAAGCAGATGTGGACCGACCGCAAGGGGGGCGTGAAGGTGAAGGTGGTGAACTGCCCCAACGACGAGGAGGAGGCCCGCTTCGTCGCGCATGAAATCCAGAAGCACATCGCGCTGGGCATCAGCGCGGATGACATCGCGGTGCTCTACCGGACCAACGGCCAGGCCCATCCGGTGGAGGAGACGCTGCGCGAGAAGCAAATCGCCTACGAGGTGGTGGGCGGCAGCGAGTTCTTCGACCGGCGCGAGGTGAAGGACGTCATCGCGTACTTCAAGGTCATCGTGAACAAGCTGGACGAAATCTCCCTCATGCGCATCGTCAACGTGCCCTCGCGGGGCATTGGCGACGTCACCATGGAGCGGCTCCAGGTGCACGCGCGGGGAGAGGGCGTCACGCTGTGGACGGCGATGCGCAAGGCCACCGAGTACGAGGACCTGCCGCCGGGCGCCGGAGGCCGGGTGGCGGAGTTCGTGGAGCTGGTGGAGCGCTACCGGGCCGCCTACGAGCACGGCCAGCTCGCCACCGTCACGACCAAGCTCCTGGAGGAGATTGGCTTCCGCGAGGCCACCCGCGCCCACGCCACCAGCGCCACCGCCGCGGACAAGAAGCTCAAGGGCGTGGACGGCGTGCTCAACTCGCTGGAGAAGTTCGAGAAGCGGGAGGGCCCCAAGGCCAGCCTGCTGACGTACCTCAACCGCCTGAGCCTGGACACCCGGCAGGAGGAAGAGGAAGTCCCAGGCGCCAACCGCCGCGTCACCCTGATGACGGTGCACGCCTCCAAGGGCCTGGAGTACCGGCTCGTCTTCTTCATCGGCATGGAGGAGGACCTGATGCCCCACGGGGGCATGCAGGGCGAGGCGCAGAACCTCGAGGAGGAGCGCCGCCTCTGCTACGTGGGCATCACCCGCGCCAAGGAGGTGCTGTACCTCACCCGCGCCGCCACCCGCGTGAAGCGCGGCAAGGAGGTCCCCCGGACCCCCTCGCGCTTCCTGGAGGACCTTCCCCCGGAGGTGGTGGAGTTGGTGTCCCTGGACGCGCCGCGCGAAGGACCTCCCACCACGGAGGAGAAGAACTTCTTCGCCAACCTGAAGGAGCGCTTCAAGAAACCCGGGATTCCCGGGACTCCGCCGGGCGGCGCCGGGCCTTCCGGGGGAGCCGCCCGGTAG
- the rpsI gene encoding 30S ribosomal protein S9: MPINQDLGFYATGRRKEATARVWIRPGTGLVTVNGRELNAYFGRETSKMILNQPLEILEQKGKIDVTVNVKGGGLSGQAGAIRHGIARALCSFNPEFRPALKKAGFLTRDARAVERKKYGQPGARRRFQFSKR; the protein is encoded by the coding sequence ATGCCCATCAACCAAGATCTCGGTTTCTACGCCACCGGCCGCCGCAAGGAAGCCACCGCCCGCGTCTGGATCCGTCCCGGCACTGGCCTGGTCACCGTCAACGGCCGCGAGCTGAACGCGTACTTCGGCCGTGAGACGTCGAAGATGATCCTCAATCAGCCCCTCGAGATTCTCGAGCAGAAGGGCAAGATTGACGTCACGGTCAACGTCAAGGGTGGCGGTCTCTCCGGCCAGGCCGGCGCCATCCGTCACGGCATCGCCCGGGCGCTGTGCTCCTTCAACCCGGAGTTCCGTCCGGCGCTGAAGAAGGCCGGCTTCCTCACCCGCGATGCTCGCGCGGTCGAGCGCAAGAAGTACGGCCAGCCGGGCGCGCGTCGCCGGTTCCAGTTCTCCAAGCGCTAA
- a CDS encoding regulatory protein RecX, with protein sequence MHPEDEGPDAVRRATDACLKLLSMRGRSRHELDQALTRKGFEAPVREAALTRVKGWGYLDDERFARERAALLLGRGRLGPAAVEHRLRAHGLEEGTAQQAIAEARDAVAFDALAAARAVLEKRGLLGRPLTAKERARAGRLLDSRGFAEDVIYRLLGEASLDPSGPEE encoded by the coding sequence ATGCATCCGGAGGACGAAGGGCCCGACGCTGTTCGCCGTGCCACGGACGCGTGTCTCAAGCTCCTGTCCATGCGCGGACGCAGCCGCCACGAGCTGGACCAGGCCCTGACCCGAAAGGGCTTCGAGGCGCCGGTGCGCGAGGCCGCGCTCACCCGCGTGAAGGGCTGGGGCTACCTCGACGACGAACGCTTCGCCCGCGAGCGCGCCGCGCTGCTCCTGGGCCGTGGCCGCCTGGGGCCCGCCGCCGTGGAGCACCGGCTGCGGGCGCACGGCTTGGAGGAGGGGACGGCCCAGCAGGCCATCGCCGAGGCCCGGGACGCGGTGGCCTTCGACGCGCTGGCCGCGGCGCGGGCGGTGCTGGAGAAGCGGGGGCTGCTCGGCCGGCCGCTCACGGCCAAGGAGCGGGCGCGCGCCGGACGGCTCCTGGACAGCCGGGGCTTCGCGGAGGACGTCATCTACCGGTTGCTCGGCGAAGCTTCGCTGGACCCCTCGGGGCCGGAGGAATAG
- a CDS encoding tetratricopeptide repeat protein: MEEPLKQLLTLGRGYFEKKQYAQAEQYLAKIVEQNPTFADVFNMLGIIYHDQGQFARAQRAFESALKLNPAYTEAALNLAVIYNDMGKYAEAKEVYQAALSQQKGGPGELDPYVEKKIANMYGEIGDVFASSGVWAKAIEEYRRALALCPQFVDIRLKLGNALRDAGDNAAAILEYEQVITQNPAFLPGHIQYGVALYSAGRRAEAVRVWEDVLARSPDNKSAQMYLNLVKDPGKAEQAG, translated from the coding sequence ATGGAAGAGCCCCTCAAGCAGCTACTGACCCTCGGGCGCGGCTACTTCGAGAAGAAGCAGTACGCGCAGGCCGAGCAATACCTCGCGAAGATCGTCGAGCAGAATCCGACGTTCGCGGACGTATTCAACATGCTCGGCATCATCTACCACGACCAGGGGCAGTTCGCCCGGGCGCAGCGCGCGTTCGAATCCGCGCTGAAGCTGAACCCCGCCTACACCGAGGCGGCGCTCAACCTGGCCGTCATCTACAACGACATGGGGAAGTACGCCGAGGCGAAGGAGGTCTACCAGGCCGCCCTGTCGCAGCAGAAAGGCGGCCCCGGCGAGCTCGACCCCTACGTCGAGAAGAAGATCGCCAACATGTACGGCGAGATTGGCGACGTCTTCGCGTCCAGCGGCGTGTGGGCGAAGGCCATCGAGGAGTACCGGCGAGCGCTCGCGCTGTGTCCGCAGTTCGTGGACATCCGCCTCAAGCTGGGCAACGCCCTGCGTGACGCGGGGGACAACGCGGCCGCCATCCTGGAATACGAGCAAGTCATCACCCAGAACCCGGCGTTCCTGCCGGGGCACATCCAGTATGGCGTCGCGCTGTACTCCGCCGGGCGTCGGGCGGAGGCGGTGCGGGTCTGGGAGGACGTGCTGGCGCGCAGCCCCGACAACAAGAGCGCGCAGATGTACCTCAACCTGGTGAAGGACCCCGGCAAGGCGGAGCAGGCTGGCTGA
- a CDS encoding class I SAM-dependent rRNA methyltransferase has protein sequence MPPPAALPVARVTPKGARSLRHFNPWLYRTEIAAPPDVKGPGAVVLVVDSQGNPIGQALYARRSPLALRLLTRKSPADEPVDDAFFRRRLEAALARRAYLSGRDGLRLVHGEADQLPGLFVDRYGKGLTLQTLSEGMDARKETLAKMLVELTGATHVMCRDDASGRDFEGLPREARLLHGEGAARFTYHEGENRFEVDLQGDMKTGAFLDQVDNHLRAGELARGDALDLFSYHGGFALSLARTCTSVLAVEQDEKAAARAKANAEANGRANVTVENANAFDVLRRFDTSGRRFDTVVLDPPGLAKRREGMATALRAYHELNLRAFRCLKPDGLLVTCSCSGKLDRAAFEEMVLSAAADAKRPVQILERRGAGLDHPVLAGLPETEYLKALYVRAL, from the coding sequence TGCCCGCTCGCTGCGGCACTTCAATCCCTGGTTGTACCGCACCGAAATCGCCGCCCCTCCCGACGTGAAGGGCCCCGGCGCGGTGGTGCTGGTGGTGGACTCCCAGGGCAACCCCATTGGCCAGGCCCTCTACGCCCGCCGCTCGCCCCTGGCCCTGCGCCTGTTGACGCGCAAGTCGCCCGCCGACGAGCCGGTGGACGACGCCTTCTTCCGCCGCCGCCTGGAGGCCGCGTTGGCGCGCCGGGCATACCTGTCCGGCCGTGACGGCCTGCGGCTGGTGCACGGCGAGGCGGACCAGCTCCCCGGCCTCTTCGTGGACCGCTACGGCAAGGGCCTCACGCTCCAGACGCTCTCGGAAGGGATGGACGCGCGCAAGGAGACGCTGGCGAAGATGCTGGTGGAGCTCACGGGCGCCACCCACGTCATGTGCCGGGACGACGCCTCCGGCCGCGACTTCGAGGGCCTGCCGCGCGAGGCGCGCCTGCTGCACGGCGAAGGCGCCGCGCGCTTCACCTACCACGAGGGGGAGAACCGCTTCGAGGTCGACCTCCAGGGCGACATGAAGACGGGCGCCTTCCTGGACCAGGTGGACAACCACCTGCGCGCCGGCGAGCTGGCCCGCGGCGACGCGCTGGACCTCTTCAGCTACCACGGCGGCTTCGCGCTCTCGCTGGCCCGCACCTGCACGTCCGTGCTCGCGGTGGAGCAGGACGAGAAGGCCGCCGCGCGCGCGAAGGCGAACGCCGAGGCCAACGGCCGCGCCAACGTCACGGTGGAGAACGCCAACGCGTTCGACGTGCTGCGCCGCTTCGACACCAGCGGGCGCCGCTTCGACACCGTGGTGTTGGACCCGCCCGGACTGGCCAAGCGCCGCGAGGGCATGGCCACCGCGCTGCGCGCCTACCACGAGCTGAACCTGCGGGCCTTCCGCTGCCTCAAGCCGGACGGGCTGCTCGTCACCTGCTCCTGCTCGGGCAAGCTGGACCGCGCGGCCTTCGAGGAGATGGTGCTTTCGGCCGCCGCGGATGCGAAGCGGCCGGTGCAGATTCTGGAGCGGCGGGGCGCGGGGCTCGACCACCCGGTGCTCGCCGGGTTGCCGGAGACGGAGTACCTGAAGGCCCTCTACGTGCGCGCCCTCTAG
- a CDS encoding type IV pilus twitching motility protein PilT, with product MELNEILQIALRGGASDIHLKAGLPPMFRVDGSLVPLKDGRRLPPEEVARMAFGIMNEFQKEKFKSSNEVDLAYGVPGLGRFRVNVFQQRGTVGAVLRVIPFKVMTIQDLLLPQILAKICGEERGLVLVTGTTGSGKSTTLAAMIDHINANETSHIMTIEDPIEFLIRDKRSIVNQREVGVDTMSFSQALKSALRQDPDVILVGEMRDHETIETALHAAETGHLVMSTLHTLDATETINRIVSAFPPHQQKQVRLQLASVLKGVVSQRLVPRADGKGRVAAVEVLRVTARVRELIEDKDRTKEIHDAIAQGTDSYGMQTFDQSLMSLVRQGLVTYEEAHRQASNPDDFALRFSGISGTSDSKWDNFDAKPGDSRPIPGSSAFAQKGAPTGAPAPQAAPAPAPMAQPMRPAAPAPQAMRPGAPAPQAMRPGAPAPGMPVGRPMAPPPAARPPAPAPAPAPAAGGDDDFQIERF from the coding sequence ATGGAACTCAACGAGATCCTTCAGATCGCCCTGCGCGGCGGTGCCTCCGACATTCATCTCAAGGCAGGCCTGCCGCCCATGTTCCGCGTGGACGGCTCGCTGGTTCCGCTGAAGGACGGCCGCCGCCTCCCTCCCGAGGAGGTGGCTCGCATGGCCTTCGGCATCATGAACGAGTTCCAGAAGGAGAAGTTCAAGTCGAGCAACGAGGTGGACCTGGCCTACGGCGTGCCGGGCCTCGGGCGCTTCCGCGTGAACGTCTTCCAGCAGCGCGGCACGGTGGGCGCCGTGCTCCGTGTCATCCCGTTCAAGGTGATGACCATCCAGGACCTGCTCTTGCCGCAGATTCTGGCCAAGATTTGTGGCGAGGAGCGCGGCCTGGTGCTGGTGACGGGCACCACGGGCTCCGGCAAGTCCACCACGCTGGCGGCGATGATCGACCACATCAACGCCAACGAGACCAGCCACATCATGACGATTGAGGACCCCATCGAGTTCCTCATTCGGGACAAGCGCTCCATCGTGAACCAGCGCGAGGTGGGCGTGGACACGATGAGCTTCTCGCAGGCGCTCAAGAGCGCGCTTCGCCAGGACCCGGACGTCATCCTCGTGGGCGAAATGCGCGACCATGAGACCATCGAAACGGCGCTCCACGCCGCCGAGACGGGCCACCTCGTGATGTCCACGCTGCACACCCTGGACGCCACGGAGACCATCAACCGCATCGTCTCGGCCTTCCCGCCGCACCAGCAGAAGCAGGTGCGCCTCCAGCTCGCGAGCGTGCTCAAGGGCGTGGTGTCCCAGCGTCTGGTGCCGCGCGCGGACGGCAAGGGCCGTGTGGCCGCCGTGGAGGTGCTGCGCGTCACGGCGCGCGTGCGCGAGCTCATCGAGGACAAGGACCGCACGAAGGAGATCCACGACGCCATCGCGCAGGGCACGGACTCCTACGGGATGCAGACCTTCGACCAGTCGCTGATGAGCCTGGTCCGGCAGGGGCTCGTCACGTACGAGGAGGCTCACCGCCAGGCGTCCAACCCGGACGACTTCGCGCTGCGCTTCTCCGGCATCAGCGGGACGTCGGACTCCAAGTGGGACAACTTCGACGCGAAGCCTGGCGATTCGCGGCCCATCCCGGGCTCCTCAGCGTTCGCGCAGAAGGGGGCGCCCACGGGGGCTCCGGCGCCGCAGGCCGCGCCAGCTCCGGCGCCCATGGCCCAGCCGATGCGCCCGGCGGCTCCGGCACCTCAGGCGATGCGTCCCGGTGCTCCGGCCCCGCAGGCCATGCGCCCGGGAGCGCCCGCGCCCGGCATGCCGGTGGGGCGTCCCATGGCGCCTCCTCCCGCGGCGCGTCCGCCCGCGCCCGCTCCGGCCCCCGCTCCGGCGGCGGGTGGGGACGACGACTTCCAGATCGAACGCTTCTGA
- a CDS encoding outer membrane protein assembly factor BamD yields the protein MRSAVAFLSAFLMFGSGCASLTQGQAGEPDYAALADENLRLGGEALENKDFFRAQKYFEYVRTKFPYQEAAREAELRLADLDFEREAFPEAKEQYQAFIKLHPTHAKVDYAAFQSAMTHVKAYPSEFFALPPSKEKDQGEIRSALVAMEEFRRQYPNSQYANDAKVHWEDARRRLASHEMYAADFYESRERWKAVVQRLEGLLRRYPGTEYEERALFNLHAAYLKLNETEKAQDTLRQVLRRLPGTPAAERAQRMLGS from the coding sequence ATGCGTTCCGCCGTCGCCTTTCTGTCCGCCTTCCTGATGTTCGGTTCCGGGTGTGCCTCCCTCACGCAGGGACAGGCCGGTGAGCCCGATTACGCCGCCCTGGCCGATGAGAACCTCCGGCTCGGTGGCGAGGCCCTGGAGAACAAGGACTTCTTCCGCGCCCAGAAGTACTTCGAGTACGTCCGGACGAAGTTCCCATACCAGGAGGCCGCCCGCGAAGCCGAGCTGCGCCTGGCGGACCTGGACTTCGAGCGCGAGGCCTTCCCCGAGGCCAAGGAGCAGTACCAGGCCTTCATCAAGCTCCACCCCACGCACGCCAAGGTGGACTACGCGGCCTTCCAGTCCGCGATGACGCACGTGAAGGCCTACCCCTCCGAGTTCTTCGCCCTGCCGCCGTCCAAGGAGAAGGACCAGGGCGAAATCCGCTCCGCGCTGGTGGCCATGGAGGAGTTCCGCCGCCAGTACCCGAACTCGCAGTACGCGAACGACGCCAAGGTGCACTGGGAGGACGCCCGGCGCCGGCTCGCCTCGCATGAGATGTACGCGGCGGACTTCTACGAGTCCCGCGAGCGCTGGAAGGCCGTGGTCCAGCGCCTGGAAGGCCTGCTGCGCCGCTACCCGGGCACGGAGTACGAGGAGCGGGCCCTGTTCAACCTCCACGCCGCGTACCTGAAGCTCAACGAGACGGAGAAGGCGCAGGACACGCTGCGCCAGGTGCTGCGCCGGCTGCCCGGCACGCCCGCCGCGGAGCGGGCCCAGCGTATGCTGGGCTCGTGA